In Candidatus Hydrogenedentota bacterium, one genomic interval encodes:
- the trmD gene encoding tRNA (guanosine(37)-N1)-methyltransferase TrmD: MRIDILTLFPEILEGPLGASLLGRAVADGLLTVSLTNPRDFARDRHRTVDDTPYGGGAGMVMRCGPLFDAVESLRDRNSLGRVVLMSPRGRRLDQAKVLELASQPDLVILCARYEGVDERVSQALVTEEISIGDYVLSGGELPALVLVEAISRMIPGVVGKWESVDTDSFFHGILGPPQYTRPAEFRGMPVPETLLKGNHAAIGRWRRKEALRATKERRPELLVNLTEEDLELLAETGRESPAPEREKTP; this comes from the coding sequence ATGAGGATAGACATCCTCACACTGTTTCCGGAGATTCTGGAGGGCCCGCTCGGCGCGAGCCTGCTGGGCCGCGCCGTGGCCGACGGGCTGCTCACGGTGTCGCTGACGAACCCGCGGGACTTCGCGCGGGACCGCCACCGGACGGTGGACGACACGCCCTACGGCGGCGGCGCGGGCATGGTGATGCGCTGCGGGCCGCTGTTCGACGCGGTGGAAAGTTTAAGAGACCGGAACTCGCTCGGGCGGGTGGTGCTGATGTCGCCGCGCGGCCGGCGGCTTGACCAGGCGAAGGTGCTGGAACTGGCGTCGCAGCCCGATTTGGTCATTCTGTGCGCGCGCTATGAGGGCGTGGACGAGCGGGTTTCACAGGCGCTGGTCACCGAGGAGATATCCATCGGGGACTATGTGCTGAGCGGCGGCGAACTGCCCGCCCTGGTGCTTGTGGAGGCCATAAGCCGGATGATCCCCGGCGTGGTCGGCAAGTGGGAGTCGGTGGACACGGACTCCTTCTTCCACGGCATTCTGGGGCCGCCGCAGTACACGCGGCCCGCGGAGTTCCGCGGGATGCCCGTGCCGGAGACGCTGCTGAAAGGCAATCACGCGGCCATAGGCCGCTGGCGGAGAAAGGAGGCGCTGCGCGCCACAAAGGAGCGCAGGCCCGAATTGTTGGTCAATCTGACCGAGGAAGACTTGGAACTGCTCGCCGAAACCGGGCGCGAAAGCCCGGCGCCGGAGAGGGAGAAAACGCCGTGA
- a CDS encoding KH domain-containing protein gives MSTAAELVEFVVRRLVHHQDDVVLEVLEEDGASRLRLRVNSEDMGRIIGRSGRTAKALRTLVGTATGGSESPTLLEIAD, from the coding sequence ATGAGCACGGCGGCCGAATTGGTCGAGTTTGTGGTCCGCCGCCTGGTGCACCACCAGGACGACGTGGTTCTGGAGGTGCTTGAGGAGGACGGCGCGAGCCGTCTGCGCCTCAGGGTGAACAGCGAGGACATGGGCCGGATCATCGGCCGCAGCGGCCGGACCGCGAAGGCCCTGCGCACGCTGGTGGGCACGGCGACGGGCGGGTCGGAGTCGCCGACCCTGCTGGAGATTGCGGACTAG
- the ffh gene encoding signal recognition particle protein has protein sequence MFESLTKKLESAFKNIRGQGRLTEANMKDALQEIRQALLEADVHYKVVKKFIADVQESAIGQKVLDSIHPGQMIVKIVHDELIKVMGGNNAPLTFSQTPPTVIMMVGLQGQGKTTTAGKLALMLKRRGRRPLLVGADVYRPAAIQQLEIVARQAGVESFSLGAQANPVDICLMARGEAQMRGCDTLILDTAGRLHVDSEMMMEVRQISTQMKPQEILFVASAMTGQDAVRSAKQFHDTVPLTGVVLTQMDGDARGGAAISLIEVTGCPIKFVGTGEKLDALDAFHPARMADQILGMGDIVSLVEKAQEVVDQEQALDFQKKARKGDWDLEDFLAQIRQVRKLGSFGDLLKKIPGLNKMMPQGFDGAEDEIKYTEAIILSMTPKERKNPGIINGNRRRRIARGSGTTVQDVNALLKDFQKMRDMVKQMMRGAKGGKGRRMRGPIPPMPGF, from the coding sequence ATGTTTGAGAGCCTGACAAAGAAACTCGAATCCGCGTTCAAGAACATCCGCGGCCAGGGACGCCTGACCGAGGCGAACATGAAGGACGCGCTGCAGGAAATCCGTCAGGCCCTGCTCGAGGCCGATGTCCACTACAAGGTGGTGAAGAAGTTCATCGCCGACGTTCAGGAGTCCGCCATAGGCCAGAAGGTGCTGGACAGCATCCATCCCGGCCAGATGATTGTGAAAATCGTCCATGACGAGCTGATCAAGGTGATGGGCGGCAACAACGCGCCGCTGACCTTCTCGCAGACGCCGCCGACGGTGATTATGATGGTGGGCCTCCAGGGCCAGGGCAAGACGACGACGGCGGGCAAACTGGCGCTGATGCTCAAGCGGCGGGGCCGCAGGCCCCTGCTGGTGGGCGCGGACGTGTACCGTCCGGCGGCCATCCAGCAGTTGGAGATAGTGGCGCGGCAGGCGGGGGTCGAGTCCTTCAGCCTGGGCGCGCAGGCGAACCCGGTGGACATCTGCCTGATGGCCCGGGGCGAGGCGCAGATGCGCGGCTGCGACACGCTGATCCTGGACACGGCCGGCCGGCTGCACGTGGACAGTGAGATGATGATGGAGGTGCGGCAAATCTCCACGCAGATGAAGCCGCAGGAAATCCTCTTCGTGGCCAGCGCCATGACCGGCCAGGACGCGGTCCGCTCGGCGAAGCAGTTCCACGACACGGTGCCGCTCACGGGCGTGGTCCTCACCCAGATGGACGGCGACGCGCGGGGCGGCGCGGCCATCAGCCTCATCGAGGTGACGGGCTGCCCGATCAAGTTCGTGGGCACGGGCGAGAAGCTGGACGCGCTGGACGCGTTCCATCCGGCGCGGATGGCGGACCAGATACTGGGCATGGGCGACATTGTGTCGCTGGTGGAGAAGGCGCAGGAGGTGGTGGACCAGGAGCAGGCGCTGGACTTCCAGAAGAAGGCGCGCAAGGGCGACTGGGACCTGGAGGATTTCCTGGCCCAAATCCGGCAGGTGAGAAAGCTCGGCTCCTTCGGCGACCTGCTGAAGAAGATACCGGGGCTGAACAAGATGATGCCCCAGGGTTTCGACGGGGCCGAGGACGAGATCAAGTACACGGAGGCGATCATCCTCTCGATGACGCCCAAGGAGCGGAAGAATCCCGGCATAATCAACGGGAACCGGCGGCGGCGCATCGCCCGGGGCAGCGGGACCACTGTCCAGGACGTGAACGCGCTGCTGAAGGACTTCCAGAAAATGCGCGACATGGTCAAACAGATGATGAGGGGCGCGAAAGGCGGCAAGGGCCGCAGGATGCGCGGCCCTATTCCACCCATGCCGGGGTTTTAG
- a CDS encoding site-specific integrase: MLTLSRRGGVWHLRLRLSSGLDARRSTGESDKVTAELAALRIIADMGIDGAARHAREGMALSTFERLHAEWATARHTATNRERTRYAFLALSRFMGADVIPTAARAEAFVQTRAANTSPATANVDLRTLRAAFNVGVAQGWIKENPFGSVRLMSAPKHERPALSPVELRQVLDAARIVGGGIDIACHLAGLAGLRAGECAACCADWADLSAGVLTVKADARFMPKGKRSRTVPIHPELRDCLMRHARDIGRYISTDSVPRKGWTRVQNMAGVRVPFHSLRHTAATLWAASGVPAFTIQGWLGHSSVTTTEGYVHAACQAYDARVNFTLPDAPAKQERAGS; the protein is encoded by the coding sequence ATGTTGACACTATCACGGCGGGGCGGGGTCTGGCACCTTCGGTTGCGGCTTTCCAGCGGCTTGGACGCGCGGCGAAGCACGGGGGAAAGCGACAAGGTGACGGCGGAGCTTGCGGCCCTCCGCATAATCGCCGACATGGGCATTGACGGCGCGGCGCGCCATGCGCGGGAAGGCATGGCCCTGTCCACCTTTGAGCGGCTCCATGCAGAATGGGCGACGGCGCGGCACACGGCCACCAACAGGGAGCGCACACGCTATGCGTTCCTGGCCCTGTCGCGGTTCATGGGCGCGGACGTTATCCCCACGGCGGCGCGGGCCGAAGCCTTTGTCCAGACAAGGGCGGCGAACACTTCGCCCGCCACGGCAAACGTTGACTTGCGGACATTGCGCGCGGCCTTCAATGTCGGCGTTGCCCAAGGGTGGATAAAAGAGAACCCCTTCGGCTCTGTCCGGCTCATGTCCGCCCCAAAGCATGAGCGGCCCGCCCTGTCGCCCGTAGAGTTGCGCCAAGTGTTGGACGCGGCCCGCATTGTCGGCGGGGGCATAGATATTGCCTGTCACCTTGCGGGGCTTGCCGGGTTGCGCGCCGGGGAGTGCGCGGCATGCTGTGCGGACTGGGCGGACCTGTCGGCGGGCGTGTTGACGGTCAAGGCGGACGCGCGCTTTATGCCCAAGGGGAAAAGGTCGCGGACGGTTCCCATTCACCCCGAATTGCGGGACTGCCTCATGCGCCACGCCCGCGACATAGGGCGGTATATTTCCACAGACAGTGTGCCGCGCAAGGGGTGGACACGGGTCCAGAACATGGCGGGGGTCCGCGTCCCGTTCCACAGCCTCAGGCACACGGCGGCGACGTTGTGGGCGGCGTCCGGCGTTCCCGCCTTCACAATCCAAGGGTGGCTTGGGCATTCCAGCGTCACCACAACGGAAGGTTACGTCCATGCCGCGTGTCAGGCGTATGACGCGCGTGTTAATTTCACCCTGCCGGACGCCCCGGCAAAACAGGAAAGGGCCGGTTCATGA